A window of the Falco rusticolus isolate bFalRus1 chromosome 1, bFalRus1.pri, whole genome shotgun sequence genome harbors these coding sequences:
- the HSPA4L gene encoding heat shock 70 kDa protein 4L isoform X4, with translation MSVVGIDLGFLNCYIGVARSGGIETIANEYSDRCTPACISLGSKTRAIGNAAKSQIVTNVKNTLHGFKKLHGRAFEDPYIQVERAKLPYELQKMPNGSVGVKVRYLDEERLFAIEQITGMLLAKLKETSESALKKPVADCVISVPSFFTDAERRSVMAAAQIAGLNCLKLMNETTAVALAYGIYKQDLPALEEKPRNVVFVDMGHSAYQVSICAFNKGKLKVLATTFDPFVGGRNFDEALVDYFSEEFRTKYKLNVKENPRALLRLYQECEKLKKLMSANASDLPLNIECFMNDLDVSSKMNRAQFEQLCAALLSRVEPPLRAAMDQAKLQREDIYSIEIVGGATRIPAVKEQISSFFCKEISTTLNADEAVARGCALQCAILSPAFKVREFSITDVVPYSVTLRWKSSYEEGTGECEVFSKNHAAPFSKVITFHKKEPFDLEAYYTHPHEVPYPDSRIGRFTIQNVGPQHDGENSKVKVKVRVNIHGLFSVANASIIEKQNVEGDHNDTPMDTESSSKNQGRDDELTASGDKQDHPAQPKAKAKVKSIDLPIQASLYRQLEQDLINCYIENEGKMMMQDKLEKERNDAKNAVEEYVYDFRDKLCGVYEKFITEEDSNKLTLMLEDTENWLYEDGEDQPKQVYMDKLQELRKFGQPIQERYMEHEERPKVLNELGKKIQLLMKAVEAYKNKDEKYDHLDPADMEKVEKYISEAMNWLNSKMNAQNKLSLTQDPVVKVAEILTKSKELDSFCNPIIYKPKPKIEPPNDGQSKANGEHNGPVNGQSGTETKPEPAKENSQQTKPPGEMEVD, from the exons agCATGTATATCTTTAGGATCAAAGACCCGGGCCATTGGGAACGCAGCAAAGAGCCAG ATTGtcacaaatgtaaaaaacacATTACATGGTTTCAAAAAACTGCATGGAAGAGCATTTGAGGATCCTTACATACAAGTTGAAAGGGCCAAGCTTCCCTATGAACTTCAGAAGATGCCGAATGGCTCTGTAGGAGTAAAG GTGAGATACCTAGATGAAGAGAGACTGTTTGCAATTGAACAGATTACAGGAATGTTACTGGCCAAACTTAAAGAGACTTCAGAAAGTGCTTTGAAGAAACCAGTGGCAGACTGTGTGATTTCA GTACCCAGTTTCTTCACTGATGCTGAGAGAAGGTCTGTAATGGCAGCTGCACAGATTGCAGGATTAAATTGTCTGAAGCTGATGAATGAAACTACAGCAG TTGCACTAGCCTATGGAATATACAAGCAAGATCTGCCAGCCTTGGAAGAGAAGCCAAGAAATGTTGTCTTTGTAGATATGGGGCATTCTGCGTATCAGGTTTCAATCTGTGCTTTTAACAAGGGAAAACTGAAG GTCTTGGCTACTACCTTTGACCCTTTTGTAGGTGGTAGGAATTTTGATGAGGCTTTGGTAGACTACTTCTCTGAAGAATTTAGGACAAAATACAAATTGAATGTAAAAGAGAATCCCCGAGCACTGCTGCGATTGTATCAGGAATGTGAAAAATTGAAGAAGCTTATGAGTGCAAATGCATCTGACCTTCCACTCAATATTGAGTGCTTCATGAATGACCTTGACGTCTCCAGTAAGATGAACAG AGCTCAGTTTGAGCAGTTGTGTGCTGCCCTTCTGTCCAGAGTGGAACCTCCCCTAAGAGCAGCCATGGATCAAGCTA AACTTCAGCGTGAAGATATCTACAGTATAGAAATAGTAGGTGGGGCTACTAGAATTCCAGCAGTGAAGGAACAGATCTCTAGCTTTTTCTGTAAAGAGATAAGCACCACGCTAAATGCTGATGAAGCTGTTGCAAGAGGCTGTGCCTTGCAG TGTGCaattctttccccagcttttaaAGTGCGTGAATTTTCCATCACAGATGTTGTTCCTTATTCTGTAACGTTGAGATGGAAATCGTCTTACGAAGAAGGAACAGG GGAGTGTGAAGTCTTCAGTAAGAACCATGCTGCTCCATTCTCAAAAGTAATTACTTTCCACAAGAAGGAGCCTTTTGACCTGGAAGCGTACTATACCCATCCGCATGAAGTGCCTTATCCTGATTCCAGAATAG GGCGCTTCACTATTCAGAATGTTGGTCCCCAACATGATGGTGAAAATTCCAAAGTGAAGGTTAAAGTGCGTGTCAATATTCATGGCCTTTTCAGCGTGGCTAACGCTTCTATCATAGAGAAGCAGAACGTAGAGGGAGATCACAATGACACACCTATGGACACTGAATCATCAAGTAAGAACCAAGGCAGAGATGATGAGCTG ACCGCTTCTGGAGACAAGCAAGATCATCCAGCCCAGCCGAAGGCTAAAGCAAAAGTTAAGAGTATTGACCTACCTATACAGGCAAGCCTCTACAGACAACTGGAACAAGATCTTATCAATTGCTATATAGAAAATGAG GGGAAAATGATGATGCAAGACAAActtgagaaagaaaggaatgatGCAAAGAATGCTGTTGAAGAGTATGTGTATGACTTCAGAGACAAGCTGTGTGGAGTCTATGAGAAATTCATCACAGAAGAA GATTCAAACAAGCTCACCTTGATGTTGGAGGACACAGAAAACTGGCTTTATGAAGACGGAGAGGACCAGCCAAAACAAGTATACATGGATAAGCTTCAGGAACTAAGA aAATTTGGACAGCCTATTCAGGAAAGATACATGGAACATGAAGAGAGACCAAAAGTTTTAAATGAACTGGGAAAGAAGATTCAGCTCCTTATGAAAGCAGTAGAAGCATACAAAAATAAG GATGAAAAATATGATCACCTAGATCCTGCTGACATGGAAAAAGTTGAGAAATACATCAGCGAGGCTATGAATTGGTTGAACAGCAAAATGAATGCCCAGAACAAACTAAGTCTAACTCAGGATCCAGTTGTTAAGGTGGCAGAAATACTGACAAAAtctaag GAATTGGATAGCTTCTGTAATCCCATTATATACAAACCCAAGCCGAAGATAGAACCTCCCAATGATGGGCAGTCAAAAGCTAACGGTGAACACAATGGACCAGTGAATGGACAGAGCGgtactgaaacaaaacctgaaccAGCGAAGGAGAACTCTCAGCAGACCAAACCACCTGGAGAAATGGAAGTGGACTAa
- the HSPA4L gene encoding heat shock 70 kDa protein 4L isoform X3 — MSVVGIDLGFLNCYIGVARSGGIETIANEYSDRCTPACISLGSKTRAIGNAAKSQIVTNVKNTLHGFKKLHGRAFEDPYIQVERAKLPYELQKMPNGSVGVKVRYLDEERLFAIEQITGMLLAKLKETSESALKKPVADCVISVPSFFTDAERRSVMAAAQIAGLNCLKLMNETTAVALAYGIYKQDLPALEEKPRNVVFVDMGHSAYQVSICAFNKGKLKVLATTFDPFVGGRNFDEALVDYFSEEFRTKYKLNVKENPRALLRLYQECEKLKKLMSANASDLPLNIECFMNDLDVSSKMNRAQFEQLCAALLSRVEPPLRAAMDQAKLQREDIYSIEIVGGATRIPAVKEQISSFFCKEISTTLNADEAVARGCALQCAILSPAFKVREFSITDVVPYSVTLRWKSSYEEGTGECEVFSKNHAAPFSKVITFHKKEPFDLEAYYTHPHEVPYPDSRIGRFTIQNVGPQHDGENSKVKVKVRVNIHGLFSVANASIIEKQNVEGDHNDTPMDTESSSKNQGRDDELDKMQVDQDEGIQKNQAEPQNQADEEAENAGTETKTASGDKQDHPAQPKAKAKVKSIDLPIQASLYRQLEQDLINCYIENEGKMMMQDKLEKERNDAKNAVEEYVYDFRDKLCGVYEKFITEEDSNKLTLMLEDTENWLYEDGEDQPKQVYMDKLQELRKFGQPIQERYMEHEERPKVLNELGKKIQLLMKAVEAYKNKDEKYDHLDPADMEKVEKYISEAMNWLNSKMNAQNKLSLTQDPVVKVAEILTKSKELDSFCNPIIYKPKPKIEPPNDGQSKANGEHNGPVNGQSGTETKPEPAKENSQQTKPPGEMEVD; from the exons agCATGTATATCTTTAGGATCAAAGACCCGGGCCATTGGGAACGCAGCAAAGAGCCAG ATTGtcacaaatgtaaaaaacacATTACATGGTTTCAAAAAACTGCATGGAAGAGCATTTGAGGATCCTTACATACAAGTTGAAAGGGCCAAGCTTCCCTATGAACTTCAGAAGATGCCGAATGGCTCTGTAGGAGTAAAG GTGAGATACCTAGATGAAGAGAGACTGTTTGCAATTGAACAGATTACAGGAATGTTACTGGCCAAACTTAAAGAGACTTCAGAAAGTGCTTTGAAGAAACCAGTGGCAGACTGTGTGATTTCA GTACCCAGTTTCTTCACTGATGCTGAGAGAAGGTCTGTAATGGCAGCTGCACAGATTGCAGGATTAAATTGTCTGAAGCTGATGAATGAAACTACAGCAG TTGCACTAGCCTATGGAATATACAAGCAAGATCTGCCAGCCTTGGAAGAGAAGCCAAGAAATGTTGTCTTTGTAGATATGGGGCATTCTGCGTATCAGGTTTCAATCTGTGCTTTTAACAAGGGAAAACTGAAG GTCTTGGCTACTACCTTTGACCCTTTTGTAGGTGGTAGGAATTTTGATGAGGCTTTGGTAGACTACTTCTCTGAAGAATTTAGGACAAAATACAAATTGAATGTAAAAGAGAATCCCCGAGCACTGCTGCGATTGTATCAGGAATGTGAAAAATTGAAGAAGCTTATGAGTGCAAATGCATCTGACCTTCCACTCAATATTGAGTGCTTCATGAATGACCTTGACGTCTCCAGTAAGATGAACAG AGCTCAGTTTGAGCAGTTGTGTGCTGCCCTTCTGTCCAGAGTGGAACCTCCCCTAAGAGCAGCCATGGATCAAGCTA AACTTCAGCGTGAAGATATCTACAGTATAGAAATAGTAGGTGGGGCTACTAGAATTCCAGCAGTGAAGGAACAGATCTCTAGCTTTTTCTGTAAAGAGATAAGCACCACGCTAAATGCTGATGAAGCTGTTGCAAGAGGCTGTGCCTTGCAG TGTGCaattctttccccagcttttaaAGTGCGTGAATTTTCCATCACAGATGTTGTTCCTTATTCTGTAACGTTGAGATGGAAATCGTCTTACGAAGAAGGAACAGG GGAGTGTGAAGTCTTCAGTAAGAACCATGCTGCTCCATTCTCAAAAGTAATTACTTTCCACAAGAAGGAGCCTTTTGACCTGGAAGCGTACTATACCCATCCGCATGAAGTGCCTTATCCTGATTCCAGAATAG GGCGCTTCACTATTCAGAATGTTGGTCCCCAACATGATGGTGAAAATTCCAAAGTGAAGGTTAAAGTGCGTGTCAATATTCATGGCCTTTTCAGCGTGGCTAACGCTTCTATCATAGAGAAGCAGAACGTAGAGGGAGATCACAATGACACACCTATGGACACTGAATCATCAAGTAAGAACCAAGGCAGAGATGATGAGCTG GATAAAATGCAGGTTGATCAAGATGAAGgtattcagaaaaatcaagctGAACCACAGAACCAAGCAGATGAGGAAGCTGAAAATGcaggaactgaaacaaaa ACCGCTTCTGGAGACAAGCAAGATCATCCAGCCCAGCCGAAGGCTAAAGCAAAAGTTAAGAGTATTGACCTACCTATACAGGCAAGCCTCTACAGACAACTGGAACAAGATCTTATCAATTGCTATATAGAAAATGAG GGGAAAATGATGATGCAAGACAAActtgagaaagaaaggaatgatGCAAAGAATGCTGTTGAAGAGTATGTGTATGACTTCAGAGACAAGCTGTGTGGAGTCTATGAGAAATTCATCACAGAAGAA GATTCAAACAAGCTCACCTTGATGTTGGAGGACACAGAAAACTGGCTTTATGAAGACGGAGAGGACCAGCCAAAACAAGTATACATGGATAAGCTTCAGGAACTAAGA aAATTTGGACAGCCTATTCAGGAAAGATACATGGAACATGAAGAGAGACCAAAAGTTTTAAATGAACTGGGAAAGAAGATTCAGCTCCTTATGAAAGCAGTAGAAGCATACAAAAATAAG GATGAAAAATATGATCACCTAGATCCTGCTGACATGGAAAAAGTTGAGAAATACATCAGCGAGGCTATGAATTGGTTGAACAGCAAAATGAATGCCCAGAACAAACTAAGTCTAACTCAGGATCCAGTTGTTAAGGTGGCAGAAATACTGACAAAAtctaag GAATTGGATAGCTTCTGTAATCCCATTATATACAAACCCAAGCCGAAGATAGAACCTCCCAATGATGGGCAGTCAAAAGCTAACGGTGAACACAATGGACCAGTGAATGGACAGAGCGgtactgaaacaaaacctgaaccAGCGAAGGAGAACTCTCAGCAGACCAAACCACCTGGAGAAATGGAAGTGGACTAa
- the HSPA4L gene encoding heat shock 70 kDa protein 4L isoform X1 — MSVVGIDLGFLNCYIGVARSGGIETIANEYSDRCTPACISLGSKTRAIGNAAKSQIVTNVKNTLHGFKKLHGRAFEDPYIQVERAKLPYELQKMPNGSVGVKVRYLDEERLFAIEQITGMLLAKLKETSESALKKPVADCVISVPSFFTDAERRSVMAAAQIAGLNCLKLMNETTAVALAYGIYKQDLPALEEKPRNVVFVDMGHSAYQVSICAFNKGKLKVLATTFDPFVGGRNFDEALVDYFSEEFRTKYKLNVKENPRALLRLYQECEKLKKLMSANASDLPLNIECFMNDLDVSSKMNRAQFEQLCAALLSRVEPPLRAAMDQAKLQREDIYSIEIVGGATRIPAVKEQISSFFCKEISTTLNADEAVARGCALQCAILSPAFKVREFSITDVVPYSVTLRWKSSYEEGTGECEVFSKNHAAPFSKVITFHKKEPFDLEAYYTHPHEVPYPDSRIGRFTIQNVGPQHDGENSKVKVKVRVNIHGLFSVANASIIEKQNVEGDHNDTPMDTESSSKNQGRDDELQLPFTIEDDALDTEEEDKMQVDQDEGIQKNQAEPQNQADEEAENAGTETKTASGDKQDHPAQPKAKAKVKSIDLPIQASLYRQLEQDLINCYIENEGKMMMQDKLEKERNDAKNAVEEYVYDFRDKLCGVYEKFITEEDSNKLTLMLEDTENWLYEDGEDQPKQVYMDKLQELRKFGQPIQERYMEHEERPKVLNELGKKIQLLMKAVEAYKNKDEKYDHLDPADMEKVEKYISEAMNWLNSKMNAQNKLSLTQDPVVKVAEILTKSKELDSFCNPIIYKPKPKIEPPNDGQSKANGEHNGPVNGQSGTETKPEPAKENSQQTKPPGEMEVD; from the exons agCATGTATATCTTTAGGATCAAAGACCCGGGCCATTGGGAACGCAGCAAAGAGCCAG ATTGtcacaaatgtaaaaaacacATTACATGGTTTCAAAAAACTGCATGGAAGAGCATTTGAGGATCCTTACATACAAGTTGAAAGGGCCAAGCTTCCCTATGAACTTCAGAAGATGCCGAATGGCTCTGTAGGAGTAAAG GTGAGATACCTAGATGAAGAGAGACTGTTTGCAATTGAACAGATTACAGGAATGTTACTGGCCAAACTTAAAGAGACTTCAGAAAGTGCTTTGAAGAAACCAGTGGCAGACTGTGTGATTTCA GTACCCAGTTTCTTCACTGATGCTGAGAGAAGGTCTGTAATGGCAGCTGCACAGATTGCAGGATTAAATTGTCTGAAGCTGATGAATGAAACTACAGCAG TTGCACTAGCCTATGGAATATACAAGCAAGATCTGCCAGCCTTGGAAGAGAAGCCAAGAAATGTTGTCTTTGTAGATATGGGGCATTCTGCGTATCAGGTTTCAATCTGTGCTTTTAACAAGGGAAAACTGAAG GTCTTGGCTACTACCTTTGACCCTTTTGTAGGTGGTAGGAATTTTGATGAGGCTTTGGTAGACTACTTCTCTGAAGAATTTAGGACAAAATACAAATTGAATGTAAAAGAGAATCCCCGAGCACTGCTGCGATTGTATCAGGAATGTGAAAAATTGAAGAAGCTTATGAGTGCAAATGCATCTGACCTTCCACTCAATATTGAGTGCTTCATGAATGACCTTGACGTCTCCAGTAAGATGAACAG AGCTCAGTTTGAGCAGTTGTGTGCTGCCCTTCTGTCCAGAGTGGAACCTCCCCTAAGAGCAGCCATGGATCAAGCTA AACTTCAGCGTGAAGATATCTACAGTATAGAAATAGTAGGTGGGGCTACTAGAATTCCAGCAGTGAAGGAACAGATCTCTAGCTTTTTCTGTAAAGAGATAAGCACCACGCTAAATGCTGATGAAGCTGTTGCAAGAGGCTGTGCCTTGCAG TGTGCaattctttccccagcttttaaAGTGCGTGAATTTTCCATCACAGATGTTGTTCCTTATTCTGTAACGTTGAGATGGAAATCGTCTTACGAAGAAGGAACAGG GGAGTGTGAAGTCTTCAGTAAGAACCATGCTGCTCCATTCTCAAAAGTAATTACTTTCCACAAGAAGGAGCCTTTTGACCTGGAAGCGTACTATACCCATCCGCATGAAGTGCCTTATCCTGATTCCAGAATAG GGCGCTTCACTATTCAGAATGTTGGTCCCCAACATGATGGTGAAAATTCCAAAGTGAAGGTTAAAGTGCGTGTCAATATTCATGGCCTTTTCAGCGTGGCTAACGCTTCTATCATAGAGAAGCAGAACGTAGAGGGAGATCACAATGACACACCTATGGACACTGAATCATCAAGTAAGAACCAAGGCAGAGATGATGAGCTG CAATTACCTTTCACTATTGAGGACGATGCCCTCGACACTGAGGAGGAG GATAAAATGCAGGTTGATCAAGATGAAGgtattcagaaaaatcaagctGAACCACAGAACCAAGCAGATGAGGAAGCTGAAAATGcaggaactgaaacaaaa ACCGCTTCTGGAGACAAGCAAGATCATCCAGCCCAGCCGAAGGCTAAAGCAAAAGTTAAGAGTATTGACCTACCTATACAGGCAAGCCTCTACAGACAACTGGAACAAGATCTTATCAATTGCTATATAGAAAATGAG GGGAAAATGATGATGCAAGACAAActtgagaaagaaaggaatgatGCAAAGAATGCTGTTGAAGAGTATGTGTATGACTTCAGAGACAAGCTGTGTGGAGTCTATGAGAAATTCATCACAGAAGAA GATTCAAACAAGCTCACCTTGATGTTGGAGGACACAGAAAACTGGCTTTATGAAGACGGAGAGGACCAGCCAAAACAAGTATACATGGATAAGCTTCAGGAACTAAGA aAATTTGGACAGCCTATTCAGGAAAGATACATGGAACATGAAGAGAGACCAAAAGTTTTAAATGAACTGGGAAAGAAGATTCAGCTCCTTATGAAAGCAGTAGAAGCATACAAAAATAAG GATGAAAAATATGATCACCTAGATCCTGCTGACATGGAAAAAGTTGAGAAATACATCAGCGAGGCTATGAATTGGTTGAACAGCAAAATGAATGCCCAGAACAAACTAAGTCTAACTCAGGATCCAGTTGTTAAGGTGGCAGAAATACTGACAAAAtctaag GAATTGGATAGCTTCTGTAATCCCATTATATACAAACCCAAGCCGAAGATAGAACCTCCCAATGATGGGCAGTCAAAAGCTAACGGTGAACACAATGGACCAGTGAATGGACAGAGCGgtactgaaacaaaacctgaaccAGCGAAGGAGAACTCTCAGCAGACCAAACCACCTGGAGAAATGGAAGTGGACTAa
- the HSPA4L gene encoding heat shock 70 kDa protein 4L isoform X2, whose product MLHAVMLLNAISVFCDFNFCGCFKVSWNYLVMFSFKPEFLFYCFLFRACISLGSKTRAIGNAAKSQIVTNVKNTLHGFKKLHGRAFEDPYIQVERAKLPYELQKMPNGSVGVKVRYLDEERLFAIEQITGMLLAKLKETSESALKKPVADCVISVPSFFTDAERRSVMAAAQIAGLNCLKLMNETTAVALAYGIYKQDLPALEEKPRNVVFVDMGHSAYQVSICAFNKGKLKVLATTFDPFVGGRNFDEALVDYFSEEFRTKYKLNVKENPRALLRLYQECEKLKKLMSANASDLPLNIECFMNDLDVSSKMNRAQFEQLCAALLSRVEPPLRAAMDQAKLQREDIYSIEIVGGATRIPAVKEQISSFFCKEISTTLNADEAVARGCALQCAILSPAFKVREFSITDVVPYSVTLRWKSSYEEGTGECEVFSKNHAAPFSKVITFHKKEPFDLEAYYTHPHEVPYPDSRIGRFTIQNVGPQHDGENSKVKVKVRVNIHGLFSVANASIIEKQNVEGDHNDTPMDTESSSKNQGRDDELDKMQVDQDEGIQKNQAEPQNQADEEAENAGTETKTASGDKQDHPAQPKAKAKVKSIDLPIQASLYRQLEQDLINCYIENEGKMMMQDKLEKERNDAKNAVEEYVYDFRDKLCGVYEKFITEEDSNKLTLMLEDTENWLYEDGEDQPKQVYMDKLQELRKFGQPIQERYMEHEERPKVLNELGKKIQLLMKAVEAYKNKDEKYDHLDPADMEKVEKYISEAMNWLNSKMNAQNKLSLTQDPVVKVAEILTKSKELDSFCNPIIYKPKPKIEPPNDGQSKANGEHNGPVNGQSGTETKPEPAKENSQQTKPPGEMEVD is encoded by the exons ATGCTTCATGCAGTAATGCTGTTAAATGCCATATCAGTATTTTGTGACTTTAatttttgtgggtgttttaaAGTATCATGGAATTATcttgtgatgttttcttttaaacctgagtttctgttttattgttttttatttagagCATGTATATCTTTAGGATCAAAGACCCGGGCCATTGGGAACGCAGCAAAGAGCCAG ATTGtcacaaatgtaaaaaacacATTACATGGTTTCAAAAAACTGCATGGAAGAGCATTTGAGGATCCTTACATACAAGTTGAAAGGGCCAAGCTTCCCTATGAACTTCAGAAGATGCCGAATGGCTCTGTAGGAGTAAAG GTGAGATACCTAGATGAAGAGAGACTGTTTGCAATTGAACAGATTACAGGAATGTTACTGGCCAAACTTAAAGAGACTTCAGAAAGTGCTTTGAAGAAACCAGTGGCAGACTGTGTGATTTCA GTACCCAGTTTCTTCACTGATGCTGAGAGAAGGTCTGTAATGGCAGCTGCACAGATTGCAGGATTAAATTGTCTGAAGCTGATGAATGAAACTACAGCAG TTGCACTAGCCTATGGAATATACAAGCAAGATCTGCCAGCCTTGGAAGAGAAGCCAAGAAATGTTGTCTTTGTAGATATGGGGCATTCTGCGTATCAGGTTTCAATCTGTGCTTTTAACAAGGGAAAACTGAAG GTCTTGGCTACTACCTTTGACCCTTTTGTAGGTGGTAGGAATTTTGATGAGGCTTTGGTAGACTACTTCTCTGAAGAATTTAGGACAAAATACAAATTGAATGTAAAAGAGAATCCCCGAGCACTGCTGCGATTGTATCAGGAATGTGAAAAATTGAAGAAGCTTATGAGTGCAAATGCATCTGACCTTCCACTCAATATTGAGTGCTTCATGAATGACCTTGACGTCTCCAGTAAGATGAACAG AGCTCAGTTTGAGCAGTTGTGTGCTGCCCTTCTGTCCAGAGTGGAACCTCCCCTAAGAGCAGCCATGGATCAAGCTA AACTTCAGCGTGAAGATATCTACAGTATAGAAATAGTAGGTGGGGCTACTAGAATTCCAGCAGTGAAGGAACAGATCTCTAGCTTTTTCTGTAAAGAGATAAGCACCACGCTAAATGCTGATGAAGCTGTTGCAAGAGGCTGTGCCTTGCAG TGTGCaattctttccccagcttttaaAGTGCGTGAATTTTCCATCACAGATGTTGTTCCTTATTCTGTAACGTTGAGATGGAAATCGTCTTACGAAGAAGGAACAGG GGAGTGTGAAGTCTTCAGTAAGAACCATGCTGCTCCATTCTCAAAAGTAATTACTTTCCACAAGAAGGAGCCTTTTGACCTGGAAGCGTACTATACCCATCCGCATGAAGTGCCTTATCCTGATTCCAGAATAG GGCGCTTCACTATTCAGAATGTTGGTCCCCAACATGATGGTGAAAATTCCAAAGTGAAGGTTAAAGTGCGTGTCAATATTCATGGCCTTTTCAGCGTGGCTAACGCTTCTATCATAGAGAAGCAGAACGTAGAGGGAGATCACAATGACACACCTATGGACACTGAATCATCAAGTAAGAACCAAGGCAGAGATGATGAGCTG GATAAAATGCAGGTTGATCAAGATGAAGgtattcagaaaaatcaagctGAACCACAGAACCAAGCAGATGAGGAAGCTGAAAATGcaggaactgaaacaaaa ACCGCTTCTGGAGACAAGCAAGATCATCCAGCCCAGCCGAAGGCTAAAGCAAAAGTTAAGAGTATTGACCTACCTATACAGGCAAGCCTCTACAGACAACTGGAACAAGATCTTATCAATTGCTATATAGAAAATGAG GGGAAAATGATGATGCAAGACAAActtgagaaagaaaggaatgatGCAAAGAATGCTGTTGAAGAGTATGTGTATGACTTCAGAGACAAGCTGTGTGGAGTCTATGAGAAATTCATCACAGAAGAA GATTCAAACAAGCTCACCTTGATGTTGGAGGACACAGAAAACTGGCTTTATGAAGACGGAGAGGACCAGCCAAAACAAGTATACATGGATAAGCTTCAGGAACTAAGA aAATTTGGACAGCCTATTCAGGAAAGATACATGGAACATGAAGAGAGACCAAAAGTTTTAAATGAACTGGGAAAGAAGATTCAGCTCCTTATGAAAGCAGTAGAAGCATACAAAAATAAG GATGAAAAATATGATCACCTAGATCCTGCTGACATGGAAAAAGTTGAGAAATACATCAGCGAGGCTATGAATTGGTTGAACAGCAAAATGAATGCCCAGAACAAACTAAGTCTAACTCAGGATCCAGTTGTTAAGGTGGCAGAAATACTGACAAAAtctaag GAATTGGATAGCTTCTGTAATCCCATTATATACAAACCCAAGCCGAAGATAGAACCTCCCAATGATGGGCAGTCAAAAGCTAACGGTGAACACAATGGACCAGTGAATGGACAGAGCGgtactgaaacaaaacctgaaccAGCGAAGGAGAACTCTCAGCAGACCAAACCACCTGGAGAAATGGAAGTGGACTAa